Below is a window of Epinephelus fuscoguttatus linkage group LG12, E.fuscoguttatus.final_Chr_v1 DNA.
gcaaatcatgttggttgttCTTAAGTTACTTGAGTTTGTCAGATTGTAAAACACTTATAGGATTGACTCAATAATCAGAGTAGGAACAACTTAAAAATGCATGCAAAttgtttcctttattttttttaagttgagcCAGTGGATTACTTTTAAGTGTATAGTATTTATCTATAATGTATATATTGGTAGTattaaaaattgtttttataaGTTACTGTTCTTGTTCTTTTGCTGGTCTGATGCTTAAACTTCCCTGCATGGGATTGATAATGTTCATCTTATCTGTGATaggcttatttatttattgcagcTATTTTATTATTAGTGCAACTTTAAACTAACACACTTAACCCCTTGTATACTCACATTGCAGCTGCCTCCATTTTTGCATGGGTTGCTGTCACACTCGTTGGTTTCCAGCTCACAGTTGGTGCCTCCGAAGCCGGGCCGGCAGGTGCAGGTGTAGCTGCCCTGGCCAGTGTTGGTGCAGGTTGCACCATTGGCACAGGGCTTGTGGTTGGTGCAGTAATTGAGGTCCTGATCACAGAAGAGGCCCCCCCAGCCCTCCTGACAGTTACACTGCCACGGCTGGCTGCACGTCCCATGGAGGCAGCCTGGGTAGCGTACGCATTCATTACAGGAGGGGCCCTGCCAGCCCATGCGACATGTACAGCCCCCTGGGGCCTCGCAGTAGCCATGCCTCTCACTGCAGTCCGCCGAGCAGATGGCTGGAGGGACGAGGGGAAAGGAGGGTGTGTGATTACAATAGGCAAGCCTTCTCatacatctctctctcacacacacacacgtacagggCCCCTTGTCTGACCCCAGCCCTGCTCCAGACTTCACTGTTGGTTAAGTATTAAGCCAAGCAGCTGGTAGGCACACTGCCGAAGAAAAATGCTTTCTTTTATctcattttacacacacatgcacacacacacacacacacacacacacacacacacacacacacacaacacacccaAATCACCTtgaaaaatgtatgtgtgtaatgAAGCCCACAGCTCTTTCTCTCATTGTAACAGAGAACAAAAGGCAGATGGAACACCACAGACCATCTTGCAAAAGAGTAAAACACAGCGCTACCGGACATCGCTCAGATAAAGGAAACATTCTGCATGCTCTGAAAAGATTCTTGTCTGTGGAGGAGATCAGAAACTAGCCTGAGTAATAAGATAAAAACACTTTATCCATGCCTCAACAAAACCTGAGCCTAATTTTCAAGTCTTCACAATCAGAATTTACTTCCAAGTAGGTTTTTCACTTACAAAGAATTTGCTTTTGGTTGCTGGTGCGTATACTGAACATACAATAAACATATTTGTGAGTAAGCAGAAATGCCTTAAGTTGTTTCCACTCTCTAAGGCAAAGTACTGTAAGACTCAAGAAGAGGTTTGAATTGTCTTGTCTTGCAAATATTCAGTCTCTTAATGTTACTGTTTTGTGAGTAAGCACGAATGCCTTTGGTTGTTTCCACTCTCTACATTCTTTCAGTGTCTTTACTTACTCAGATGTTTAtgtggtgttttgtttgtgttgataGAGTTTATTATGAGGCCTTCCTCCTTTTGAATAAACACTTTTCAGAAGGATGCCATTTACTTAATGTGTTTATCATACTGTTTTTTCCCTGGTGTTTCATGCTGATTGTAGTATtgaattgttttgattttgtttttcatagttAGTAACTTTGTTTTATAcagtgctacataaataaagtttattatattGAGCTATTGTGACAGTTAGTATTAACTCATTAATGAGTAACtcagtaaatatttttttctgatatcATAGAcgactacaaaacaaaatgagaacATGTTGACCTCTACTCTACTGTAGATACTACAAGCATGGACATTGTAGTGGGGGTCAGGGGTGGGACTACCCAGGGCCCCATTGGGAGGGGTCCTTGAAAAGCCTGGAATGGAAAGTAGTTTTAATTTCTCAATAATTAGTTCACAGTTTGCCTAAGaggactttacagcatatgacatggAGTGGATAGAAAAACTCCTCCCAGAAAAACTTTGGGAGAGAAGaagtttataaatatatatatatatatatatatatatatatatatatatatatatataaattaaaattaaaataccgTGTTCAATGGCACTTCGGCAGGCTACTTATTAATAGGCTATACACTTACGCTCGGAGCAGTAGTTTCCCTTCCAGCCCTCCAGGCAGATGCGGTTGCCCTCTTCGTCGCAGGTGTAGTGGCCCAGCGTGTCGTCTCTCGGCCTGCAATAGTCAGCACAGCCGTCTCCAAAGTAGTACTCGTCGCAGTAGACGTGGTAGGAGTAGCGCAGCTCGCTTTGTTCGCCAAAGTGCACGTCCTGGGACCAGTCCTCACCGATGGCAAGTCTCCTCCTGGTCGCCAGACGGCTCACAAGGTTGTTTTGGTTATCTGCAGTGTGAAGAGACATTATAAACAAATGTTACCTTGCAAGGAAGCTGTGTGCGTCAGATGGAGAGCATTACAGAACACGTCATTTATACTGGCTTAACGTTTTATTGGTATCACTGAATACAGTAAGGAACAACCTACCCGTGTACTCAGTCGGAGATTCAGCATTCCAGGCTTCAATGATCAACGAGAATGTTCCCTGGAGCAGAAAAAAATGCGTTTAGTGCTTTGAGGCGTAACAACAGTGACGCATATAGTAGcctattttatttctatatcTGACATTAATAAATGAAATGGCAGATAAACTGCGTCTCACTTATGTATTCAGTCATGTCCTGTCTACAGCTTACAGCAGCCAAGAAGCGCTATGATCGTTATTCTAACTATGATTTCGCATTTACCGGCCACTTGAAGTGGAAGGGCACCCTGATGGGAGCGCTGCTGGAAATGGAGGTGTGATCGGCCCTGATGACGTTGGTGTGTCCGGTGCCGAAGGTGCACGGTGGCTCAGCGGAGATCACATCCTCCGGGTGTTTAAGGCAAATTCTGAAAAATATATGACAGTCCCTGTGTCTTCTGCAGATGCGTTGCGCCGTGTGGAATGAGTTTATTTTCAGCTCAAACACACCAGAGGACAAAACCTgtaatgacagaaaaacaaggtATGAGGCGCGCTGTGCGGACACATTGAGACTCTGTTATTTTagcacaaacagaaattaacTTACGACGTGCACTAAGGCCAAAGCACAGAGGTATCTCAGGTGTACATTTGCCATTTCTTCTCAGAATTTGCTTTCCTGTTGTAAGTAGATGTCCGCATTCGTCGTGTTCGATAATATTCCCAAACGGCGCTGaggaaaaaatcaaaaaactTTCATCACTTTCAGTTCTATGATCCTGTTGGTGTCTCCCAAGTCCTTGTCTCCTGCAGACAGTCCTCCCTGCTGTCCTGCCGTTTGCACTCTACTTCTTTTGGCTCTACGGCGCAATTGTCGCTGAGTGGCTTTTTATACACTATGATGCTGCGCGTCACAGGCAGAGAGGTGGAGCCGGAGCAGACCTCAGGGAGCAGCCTGACTCAGGGGGCCTGCCGGGGGATTTAGACGACCCACATCACACCTGGACAAAGTCCTTATTAAGAATATGCATAAGCTGCCGCAGGACAGATATGTTTGGCATTGCTGCATGAATCTTAACCACCCGGAAGAGTTTGTCAATGTTGGTGATGGGACTGAGTCGCCACAGGcctggaaaaacagcaagtaTTAGTGATGGAGAACTCTTTCTACGCGTGAGTGTCTGAAAACAACTACAAGTCTCATTAAAAAAacgataaaaaaaacaaacttgtcatCCACGAGAATATATACTATCATTTAGGCATTCAGATCTGGGAGATTTGTCAAACAGTGAGCGTGCCAGGACATTATCCAACTACGGCCTCCTGCATTTCATCAAACATGAATTTCAGCATTTAACTTTAACACCAATTTGTAGATCATTGTTTATAAGgttctttttttcttgcccACATAACAAAGATCAAAGAGAAGCGGGGAAGAACAGCGTAtagcttttctttctttacatCCAACATTATAATTGCTCTGACGCGTGTGGGGTGACAAAGAGTGGGCAGGTCAAAGATGAGAATGTATTGTGCGTCTGGCGGCTATTCAGGCCTCTTCTGATGCGCTCCTGGGCCTGAAAAGGGTGCGGGGGGGAAAAAGAAGGGGGGCAGCTCGCGTGCgcgctcgtgtgtgtgtgtgtcagggtgtCCTGCAGAGTTTGGGCTATCATGTTGCTTTTGTCTGGACCTCATGCGAACAGCTGTATGGTAATCAATGGCACATGGTCGACAGTGTGGGGCTCCAAACCCGACTATTGTCTCCTCAAAGCGTCCACCCCCAGCgcacagtctctctctctctctctctctctctctctctctcacacacacacacacacacacacacacacacacacacacacacacacacagtgctaaCCCCGTATTGATTTAGGGAGAACTGGTCTGCAGTCGGTTTCAGCATCTGTCGCTGGCAGGGATGAGGTGGAGGGTAAACACACCTAAACTGTTATTTATACAGCAGAGCTGTTTCAATCCTCAGCACTGATATTTAATATAACAATAAACAGCCTCAAAATTAGTGTCATAAGATGAGTTTGAGCCTCAAAAATAAACTGACAGTTTTGATTTGCGTTTGGCTATTTTCTCTCTGAAGCGAGTCAAACCACTTCTGTGGTTATACATCAAGACGTAAATAATTGATATAAAAAGCCAGACTTACTCAGTCAGTGGACAGTCTGTGAATACATTGACATAAAGTCAAAGATGTCAACATGGCAGCCACATGAGTTTATCAATCAGACACTATACAAACGTGTGCGCTGggttatgtgtatgtgtatgggGATAGTAGGTGGGTGGGTGACGGTCCCATTGACATTCTAATGAGAAAAGAGGACGCGTGCCTGAGTTGACCCCCTGTATATCCTGGCACATTTCCCGACAGGGCAACAAGGACAAACCAGGGAGGAAACATACACAGCTGTATGTAAAGTAAGTACGTAAAATGGCTGGAGCGGTCTCTCGTTCTTATTCATGACCAGCTCACAAACTTCTGTGTCAAACGTTGAGTCCAGAACAGTGGCTGTAAAAGAACGACCAAACATCTTCAAGGACTTTCAGGGGGTCCCTTCAGGGGCATAAATATAGACACTGCCACCTGGAAATAGGCccatgttcaaagaagaactcacattaaaacaaaaatggtgctaTTTTCCATACATGTCCTAAataaggcaaacccatctccatcatgattttctggttttgtaaaacagtgtcaatctataacaaattataaacttattctacataatctatttaaaaaactataatttACCAATTGAACCAGTTGAACTAATAATTTCAAATTTTGTAGATTTGTCTtatacagatatgtaatgatgattgctgtgtaatatgtatgttaatgtgtcCAGTATCAAGTATCTGCAAGTAGATGtaacataaaagcagcagtaagacacactgttgttaaaatatatacacctaacactctgtgtgtgtgtgtgtgtgtgtgtgtgtgtgtgtgtgtgtgtgtgtg
It encodes the following:
- the dlb gene encoding delta-like protein B translates to MANVHLRYLCALALVHVVLSSGVFELKINSFHTAQRICRRHRDCHIFFRICLKHPEDVISAEPPCTFGTGHTNVIRADHTSISSSAPIRVPFHFKWPGTFSLIIEAWNAESPTEYTDNQNNLVSRLATRRRLAIGEDWSQDVHFGEQSELRYSYHVYCDEYYFGDGCADYCRPRDDTLGHYTCDEEGNRICLEGWKGNYCSEPICSADCSERHGYCEAPGGCTCRMGWQGPSCNECVRYPGCLHGTCSQPWQCNCQEGWGGLFCDQDLNYCTNHKPCANGATCTNTGQGSYTCTCRPGFGGTNCELETNECDSNPCKNGGSCNDLENDYSCTCPQGFYGKNCEIIAMTCADGPCFNGGTCVETMTGGYTCRCPPSYTGSNCEKKLDRCSNKPCLNGGECLDLGQSILCRCQAGFTGANCQVNIDDCASTPCQNAGTCQDGVNDYTCSCTLGYTGKNCSVRSDACGARPCQNGGTCFTHFTGPVCQCPKGFMGPSCEFTLQPSFKPALRQASQPSSATLTVSCVLAVLVLVLVAGIIFLRRRRRLQGRKHLSDIAVYNDLETVNNLGGNEREAFLSPNGLFKISNGTARLSLSLCPDGRSGYRHNPVESSLARGERQDFMWREEAGLGSVAGPR